A genomic region of Methanomassiliicoccus sp. contains the following coding sequences:
- a CDS encoding methylthiol--CoM methyltransferase has protein sequence MVRHMDILAEEMLKVRSRDPARYKRLIQEGMLAELGFDVGIRSKAQATVDEVKAKFRPKDPSYAAIADSVIAGKRARTKELIAASLQQGKDPVDLVTNALMPGIQTQCELYDLGKAFVPEILMSNDAMQGGIELCQAQLGDIPKKGKLATFVAEGDLHDIGKNIVAAILRANGFDVIDLGRDVPTAKVVETAKAQGIQMISGSTLMSTTKAGLKNTAETLEEEGMKVPLACGGAAVSRAYVDTFVNSIYGKSPLDAVKIATEVCGGKDWKEVRKDLY, from the coding sequence ATGGTAAGGCACATGGATATTTTGGCGGAAGAGATGCTGAAGGTTAGGTCAAGAGACCCCGCACGTTACAAGAGGCTCATCCAGGAAGGTATGCTGGCCGAGCTGGGTTTCGATGTGGGCATAAGGTCCAAGGCCCAGGCCACGGTAGATGAGGTCAAAGCGAAGTTCAGGCCCAAGGACCCATCCTATGCTGCCATCGCTGATTCGGTCATAGCGGGGAAGAGGGCAAGGACGAAGGAACTGATAGCTGCTTCCCTGCAGCAGGGCAAGGACCCCGTGGATTTGGTGACCAATGCCCTCATGCCCGGCATCCAGACACAGTGCGAACTGTATGATCTGGGCAAGGCATTCGTTCCCGAGATCCTGATGTCCAACGACGCTATGCAGGGCGGCATAGAACTTTGCCAAGCCCAGCTGGGGGACATTCCCAAGAAAGGTAAGCTGGCGACCTTCGTGGCAGAGGGCGACCTCCACGACATCGGCAAGAACATCGTGGCCGCCATCCTCCGGGCTAACGGGTTCGATGTCATCGATCTCGGTCGGGACGTTCCCACCGCTAAGGTGGTGGAGACAGCCAAGGCGCAGGGGATCCAGATGATCAGCGGTTCCACGCTGATGAGTACAACCAAAGCGGGCTTGAAGAACACCGCGGAGACCTTGGAAGAGGAGGGTATGAAAGTACCCCTGGCCTGCGGAGGAGCGGCCGTGTCCAGGGCTTACGTGGACACCTTCGTGAACTCCATCTACGGGAAGTCGCCCCTGGATGCCGTCAAGATAGCCACCGAGGTGTGCGGAGG